One genomic region from Pseudomonas hormoni encodes:
- a CDS encoding MBOAT family O-acyltransferase, translated as MVFSSNVFLFLFLPIFLGMYYLSGIRYRNLLLLIASYVFYAWWRVDFLALFAAVTLWNYWIGLKVGAAGVRTKPAQRWLLLGVAVDLCILGYFKYANFGVDSINAMMTSVGLSPFILTHVLLPIGISFYIFESISYIIDVYRGDTPATRNLIDFAAFVAIFPHLIAGPVLRFRDLADQFNNRTHTLDKFSEGATRFMQGFIKKVFIADTLAVVADHCFALQNPTTGDAWLGALAYTAQLYFDFSGYSDMAIGLGLMMGFRFMENFKQPYISQSITEFWRRWHISLSTWLRDYLYITLGGNRKGTLMTYRNLFLTMLLGGLWHGANITYIVWGAWHGMWLAIEKALGLNTSPRSINPIRWALTFLLVVMGWVIFRSENLHVAGRMYGAMFSFGEWSLSELNQASLTGLQVATLVVAYMTLAFFGIRDFYSNLPPVKTKPVVNVEADGPATATPGMIKAVPGDNPASIHEPGYTVGVEATVQPAYWTADWSRYVMRTLVLVLFIASIFKLSAQSFSPFLYFQF; from the coding sequence ATGGTATTTTCATCCAACGTGTTCCTGTTTTTGTTCCTGCCGATCTTTCTCGGCATGTACTACTTGAGCGGAATACGCTATCGCAACCTGCTGCTGCTGATCGCCAGCTATGTGTTCTATGCCTGGTGGCGCGTGGACTTCCTCGCGCTGTTCGCCGCCGTCACGCTGTGGAACTACTGGATCGGCCTCAAAGTCGGCGCCGCAGGCGTTCGGACCAAACCGGCCCAGCGCTGGCTGCTGCTCGGCGTGGCCGTCGACCTGTGCATTCTCGGCTACTTCAAGTACGCCAACTTCGGCGTCGACAGCATCAACGCGATGATGACCTCGGTCGGTCTGTCGCCGTTCATCCTGACCCACGTGCTGTTGCCGATCGGGATCTCGTTCTACATCTTCGAATCCATCAGCTACATCATCGACGTCTACCGCGGTGACACCCCGGCAACGCGCAACCTGATCGACTTTGCAGCGTTCGTGGCGATCTTCCCGCACCTGATTGCCGGTCCGGTCTTGCGTTTCCGCGACCTCGCCGACCAGTTCAACAACCGCACCCACACCCTCGACAAGTTCTCCGAAGGTGCCACGCGGTTCATGCAGGGTTTCATCAAGAAAGTCTTCATCGCCGACACCCTCGCGGTGGTGGCCGACCATTGCTTCGCCTTGCAGAACCCGACCACAGGCGACGCGTGGCTCGGCGCCCTCGCCTACACCGCGCAGCTGTACTTCGACTTCTCCGGTTACAGCGACATGGCCATCGGCCTGGGCCTGATGATGGGTTTCCGCTTCATGGAAAACTTCAAGCAGCCGTACATCAGTCAGTCGATCACCGAGTTCTGGCGTCGCTGGCACATCAGCCTGTCCACCTGGCTGCGTGACTACCTGTACATCACGCTGGGCGGTAACCGCAAAGGCACGCTGATGACCTATCGCAACCTGTTCCTGACCATGCTGCTCGGTGGTCTGTGGCACGGCGCGAACATCACCTACATCGTGTGGGGTGCGTGGCACGGCATGTGGCTGGCAATTGAAAAAGCCCTGGGCCTTAACACCTCGCCGCGCAGCATCAACCCGATCCGCTGGGCGCTGACGTTCCTGCTCGTTGTCATGGGCTGGGTGATCTTCCGCTCGGAAAACCTGCACGTCGCCGGCCGTATGTACGGCGCGATGTTCAGCTTCGGCGAATGGTCGCTGTCGGAACTCAACCAGGCCAGCCTCACCGGTCTGCAAGTCGCGACCCTGGTAGTGGCTTACATGACCCTGGCGTTCTTCGGCATTCGTGATTTCTACAGCAACCTGCCACCGGTCAAGACCAAACCGGTCGTCAACGTCGAGGCCGACGGCCCTGCCACTGCGACGCCTGGAATGATCAAAGCCGTACCGGGCGACAACCCGGCCAGCATCCACGAACCGGGTTACACCGTTGGCGTTGAAGCCACCGTGCAACCGGCCTACTGGACGGCGGACTGGTCGCGTTACGTGATGCGCACGCTGGTACTGGTGTTGTTCATCGCCTCGATTTTCAAACTCTCGGCGCAAAGCTTCTCGCCGTTCCTTTACTTCCAGTTCTGA
- a CDS encoding alginate O-acetyltransferase, whose product MHPHLIKLLSLSALTAGILAASAGARADEAAGKVSPPAFNAEPCCNLCPEAHDAKNYTTRYQQNFTTLVQAQGDWLFRTQEDLRTEFDTTPAGYKRMKELHDAFKSKGVELVVVYQPTRGLVNRNKLNPEDKAKFDFDKALRNYKTMLGRFAAMGYVVPDLSPLTNESLPDTLPAHDFYFRGDQHWTPYGAQRTAKIVGEKIKQLPEFAGIPKREFESHKSGRMGKTGTLHNMAGQLCGTSYAIQYMDQFTTEPKGEAADGDLFSDSGNPEITLVGTSHSGKNYNFAGFLEEAIGADILNVAFPGGGLEGSMLQYLGSEEFQTKPPKILIWEFSPLYRLDQETIYRQMMALLDNGCEGKDAQMSGSATLKPGKNELMVNSKNLNLQNSSHQVDIRFADPSVKTLQATLWYMNGRHEDIKIEKPETSDTDGRFAFELRTDEDWASQNLLAVEVQGPEAGAAPQKVEAKICKRNVFPGAEQRTAQAGQ is encoded by the coding sequence ATGCACCCACACTTGATCAAATTACTCAGCCTGTCGGCTCTGACCGCCGGCATTCTCGCGGCCAGCGCCGGCGCTCGTGCCGATGAAGCTGCCGGTAAAGTAAGTCCACCGGCATTCAACGCCGAGCCGTGCTGCAACCTGTGCCCCGAAGCCCACGACGCGAAGAACTACACCACGCGTTACCAGCAGAACTTCACCACGCTGGTGCAGGCTCAGGGCGACTGGTTGTTCCGTACGCAGGAAGACTTGCGCACCGAATTCGACACCACCCCCGCCGGCTACAAACGCATGAAAGAACTGCACGATGCGTTCAAGAGCAAAGGCGTGGAGCTCGTTGTTGTTTATCAACCCACCCGTGGCCTGGTGAACCGCAACAAGCTCAACCCGGAAGACAAGGCCAAATTCGATTTCGACAAAGCCTTGAGGAACTACAAGACCATGCTCGGCCGTTTCGCCGCCATGGGCTACGTAGTGCCGGACCTGTCGCCGCTGACCAACGAATCGCTGCCCGACACCCTGCCCGCCCACGACTTCTACTTCCGCGGCGACCAACACTGGACGCCGTATGGCGCCCAGCGCACAGCGAAAATCGTCGGCGAGAAAATCAAGCAATTGCCTGAGTTTGCCGGCATTCCGAAGCGCGAATTCGAGAGCCATAAGTCGGGTCGCATGGGCAAGACCGGAACGTTACACAATATGGCCGGTCAACTCTGTGGCACCAGCTACGCGATCCAGTACATGGATCAGTTCACCACCGAGCCAAAAGGCGAAGCGGCGGATGGCGACCTGTTCAGTGACTCCGGCAATCCCGAGATCACCCTGGTCGGCACCAGCCACAGTGGCAAGAACTACAACTTCGCCGGTTTCCTCGAAGAGGCCATCGGCGCCGACATCCTCAACGTGGCGTTCCCTGGCGGTGGCCTGGAAGGTTCGATGCTGCAGTACCTGGGCAGCGAAGAGTTCCAGACCAAGCCGCCGAAGATTCTGATCTGGGAATTCTCGCCGCTCTATCGCCTCGACCAGGAAACCATCTACCGCCAGATGATGGCGCTGCTGGACAACGGCTGCGAAGGAAAGGATGCACAGATGAGTGGCAGTGCCACGTTGAAACCGGGCAAGAACGAATTGATGGTCAACAGCAAGAACCTGAACCTGCAAAACAGCAGTCACCAGGTTGACATCCGTTTCGCCGATCCGTCGGTGAAAACCCTGCAAGCCACCCTCTGGTACATGAACGGTCGCCACGAGGACATCAAGATCGAAAAACCGGAAACCTCCGATACCGACGGGCGTTTCGCCTTCGAGTTGCGCACGGACGAAGACTGGGCCTCGCAGAATCTGCTGGCCGTCGAAGTCCAGGGCCCTGAAGCAGGTGCCGCGCCACAGAAAGTCGAAGCGAAAATCTGCAAACGCAACGTGTTCCCAGGCGCTGAGCAACGTACCGCTCAGGCCGGGCAATGA
- a CDS encoding alginate O-acetyltransferase AlgF — MTFTTTPRRLAKTFALVAGMSVLSMSAFAGDAALYGPTAPKGSSFVRVYNAGNAEVSATVGSTNLAEVAPLSSTDFSFMPGGDYSAKVGSQTLPVKLAGDHYYTLVNNASGAPQLIEEPPFKNKQKSLVRVQNLSDKALTLKTADGKTEVVPSVAAKGRGEREINPVKVSLALYDGATKVGDVKPVALERGEAAVLYVTGNGSSLSPVWVKRPVSTR, encoded by the coding sequence ATGACTTTCACTACTACTCCTCGCCGTCTCGCCAAGACCTTTGCACTTGTTGCTGGCATGAGCGTGTTGTCGATGTCCGCCTTCGCTGGCGACGCCGCACTCTATGGCCCGACTGCACCAAAAGGTTCGAGCTTCGTGCGTGTCTACAACGCCGGTAATGCTGAAGTCAGCGCCACCGTCGGTAGCACCAACCTGGCCGAAGTCGCGCCTCTGTCCAGCACTGACTTCAGCTTCATGCCGGGCGGAGACTACAGCGCCAAGGTCGGCAGCCAGACCCTGCCGGTGAAACTGGCCGGCGACCACTATTACACCCTGGTCAACAACGCCAGCGGCGCGCCGCAACTGATCGAAGAGCCGCCGTTCAAGAACAAGCAGAAATCCCTGGTTCGCGTACAGAACCTGAGCGACAAGGCCCTGACCCTGAAAACCGCTGACGGCAAGACTGAAGTGGTGCCATCCGTGGCCGCCAAGGGCCGTGGCGAGCGTGAAATCAACCCGGTCAAAGTCAGCCTGGCCCTATACGATGGCGCCACGAAAGTGGGCGACGTGAAGCCGGTTGCCCTGGAACGCGGTGAAGCGGCGGTGCTGTACGTCACCGGCAACGGCAGCAGCCTGTCGCCAGTCTGGGTAAAACGCCCGGTTTCGACGCGCTAA
- a CDS encoding mannuronate-specific alginate lyase, whose translation MQTRTLRRLIAPSLLSLAMFAGATQAAAPLRPPQGYFAPIEKVKTGDKSEGCDAMPTPYTGSLQFRSKYEGSDKARSTLNEQSEKAFRDSTADITKIERGTSKRVMQFMRDGRPEQLECTLNWLTAWAKADALMSKDFNHTGKSMRKWALGSMASSYIRLKFSDSHPLANHQQESQLIEAWFSKMADQVVSDWDNLPLEQTNNHSYWAAWSVMATSVATNRRDLFDWAVKEYKVGANQVDAQGFLPNELKRQQRALAYHNYALPPLAMIASFAQVNGVDLRQENNGALKRLGDRVLAGVKDPDEFEEKNGKEQDMTDLKVDSKFAWLEPFCTLYTCSPDVLEKKHEMQPFKTFRLGGDLTKVYDPANEKGKGS comes from the coding sequence ATGCAAACCCGAACTTTGAGAAGATTGATCGCACCGTCCCTGTTGAGCCTGGCCATGTTTGCCGGCGCGACTCAGGCCGCCGCGCCACTGCGCCCGCCACAGGGTTACTTCGCGCCGATCGAAAAAGTCAAAACCGGCGACAAGAGCGAAGGCTGTGACGCAATGCCGACGCCGTACACTGGCTCGCTGCAATTTCGCAGCAAGTACGAAGGCTCGGACAAGGCCCGTTCGACGTTGAACGAGCAGTCGGAAAAAGCCTTCCGCGACAGCACCGCCGACATCACCAAGATTGAGCGCGGCACCAGCAAGCGCGTGATGCAGTTCATGCGTGACGGTCGTCCGGAACAGCTCGAATGCACGCTGAACTGGTTGACTGCCTGGGCCAAGGCCGACGCGCTGATGTCCAAGGACTTCAACCATACCGGCAAGTCCATGCGCAAATGGGCGCTGGGCAGCATGGCGTCGTCTTACATTCGCCTGAAGTTTTCCGACTCGCATCCGTTGGCGAACCATCAGCAAGAGTCGCAGTTGATCGAGGCCTGGTTCAGCAAGATGGCCGATCAGGTGGTCAGCGACTGGGACAACCTGCCGCTGGAACAAACCAATAACCACTCGTACTGGGCAGCGTGGTCGGTGATGGCAACGTCCGTCGCCACCAATCGCCGCGACCTGTTCGACTGGGCCGTGAAGGAATACAAGGTCGGCGCCAATCAGGTCGACGCCCAGGGTTTCCTGCCGAACGAACTGAAGCGCCAGCAACGCGCCCTCGCCTACCACAACTACGCCCTGCCGCCGCTGGCGATGATCGCCAGTTTCGCTCAGGTCAACGGTGTGGACTTGCGTCAGGAAAACAACGGCGCGTTGAAACGTCTGGGTGATCGAGTGCTGGCCGGGGTTAAAGACCCGGACGAATTCGAGGAGAAGAACGGCAAGGAACAGGACATGACCGACCTGAAGGTCGACTCGAAATTCGCCTGGCTCGAACCGTTCTGCACGCTCTACACCTGCTCGCCGGATGTGCTTGAGAAGAAGCACGAGATGCAGCCATTCAAGACCTTCCGCCTCGGGGGTGACCTGACCAAGGTCTACGACCCGGCCAACGAAAAAGGCAAAGGTTCTTAA
- a CDS encoding alginate O-acetyltransferase — translation MTRSLRILYIGLFLLTLLVLGVWSTRSFLGFNTSAETTVLNGRWSKAVETHYDDEFPIKRLGTNLWAALDFKLFNEGRPGVVLGQDQWLYSDEEFNPIVNEELNLQGNYALVEGVRQELKAKGVKLVMAIVPAKTRLYPEHLGDVKPSSIHANLYEDFHARVAANKILAPDLYGPLLKAKLDGQQVFLRTDTHWTPEGAQIAAETLAKTIAEKAPLSGEPQRFVTEPAETVTHKGDLRLFLPLDPLFENLMPATEPLQKRNTVVADDQAGGDDALFANTEVPVALIGTSYSANPNWNFVGALKEALHSDVVNYAEDGHGPILPMLSYLKSDAFKNSPPQVLIWEFPERYLPVNNEIGDADPQWVAELKEAGARQQNVAANTKSETPDRAQN, via the coding sequence ATGACCCGCTCATTACGCATTCTCTACATCGGCTTGTTCCTGCTGACCTTGCTGGTGCTGGGCGTGTGGTCCACGCGCAGTTTCCTCGGTTTCAACACCAGCGCCGAAACCACCGTGCTCAACGGCCGCTGGAGCAAAGCCGTAGAGACGCACTATGACGACGAATTTCCGATCAAGCGTCTGGGCACCAACCTCTGGGCCGCGCTGGATTTCAAACTGTTCAACGAAGGTCGTCCGGGCGTCGTGCTCGGTCAAGACCAGTGGTTGTACAGCGATGAAGAATTCAACCCGATCGTCAACGAAGAGCTGAACCTGCAAGGCAACTACGCGCTGGTCGAAGGCGTGCGCCAGGAACTGAAAGCCAAAGGCGTGAAACTGGTGATGGCGATCGTGCCGGCCAAGACGCGCCTGTACCCGGAACACCTGGGCGACGTGAAGCCTTCGAGCATTCACGCCAACCTCTATGAGGACTTCCACGCCCGTGTGGCGGCCAACAAGATCCTCGCGCCCGACCTGTACGGCCCGCTGCTGAAGGCCAAGCTCGACGGTCAGCAAGTGTTCCTGCGTACCGACACCCACTGGACCCCGGAAGGCGCGCAAATCGCCGCCGAGACCCTGGCCAAGACCATCGCCGAAAAAGCCCCGCTCAGCGGCGAGCCACAGCGCTTCGTCACCGAGCCGGCAGAGACAGTGACCCACAAGGGTGACCTGCGCTTGTTCCTGCCGCTCGATCCGCTGTTCGAAAACCTGATGCCGGCGACCGAACCGTTGCAGAAACGCAACACCGTGGTCGCTGACGATCAGGCTGGCGGTGATGACGCGCTGTTCGCCAACACCGAAGTGCCGGTGGCCCTGATCGGCACCAGCTACAGCGCCAACCCGAACTGGAACTTCGTCGGCGCGCTGAAAGAAGCACTGCACAGCGACGTGGTCAATTACGCCGAAGACGGCCACGGCCCGATTCTGCCGATGCTCAGCTACCTGAAAAGCGATGCTTTCAAGAACAGCCCGCCACAGGTGCTGATCTGGGAGTTTCCTGAACGTTATCTGCCTGTGAACAACGAAATCGGCGACGCCGACCCACAGTGGGTCGCAGAGCTCAAAGAAGCCGGCGCCCGCCAACAAAACGTAGCCGCAAACACTAAATCCGAGACGCCCGACCGGGCGCAAAACTGA
- a CDS encoding alginate export family protein: MKLNPFVKAGIGLSFALLWSCPTLAALTETKNYGLDVKVTGQSEDDRDLGTASGGDVSGVGLDLRPWVYGESGAWSAYAMGQAVTSTDIIETDTLQQSDSDGTQTTDNGDRKTKKNYLAMREFWVGYSGLTPYPGEQLKLGRQRLRNDDGQWRDTNIEALNWTFDTTLLRANVGIAERFSEYRTDLKELAPKDKDRLHVYADTAYQWTPGNWVGIRGHHTHDDGKLDYPEPGVAGDSLDKKQNGDISWLGLTADSDAYNYRNTNTVNYWGSVTGMSGDTDTVNQLNADGSRPTEAKRGEDLNGWATDVGVRLRLDPQWQVGAAYARASADYEQNGLESNRSNYTGTRSRVHRFGEAFRGEMNNMQTATLFGSWMLNDEYDASVIYHKFWRVDSSKPVGSNGINAVDNDIDGSGASTSLPLKEGSNDLGQEMDLVVTKYFKQGLLPAALSQSIDEPSALVRLRGGVFKPGDAYGKEVDSYMHRAFVDVIWRF; encoded by the coding sequence ATGAAGTTGAATCCATTCGTGAAGGCCGGTATCGGCCTGTCATTCGCCCTCTTGTGGTCATGCCCAACCCTGGCGGCTTTGACCGAGACCAAGAACTACGGTCTCGACGTCAAAGTCACCGGCCAGTCCGAAGACGACCGTGACCTTGGCACCGCCAGTGGCGGCGATGTCAGCGGCGTCGGTCTCGACTTGCGCCCATGGGTCTATGGCGAGAGCGGCGCGTGGAGCGCCTACGCCATGGGTCAGGCCGTGACGTCGACCGACATCATCGAAACCGACACCTTGCAGCAGTCCGACAGCGACGGCACCCAGACCACCGACAACGGTGATCGCAAGACCAAGAAAAACTACCTGGCCATGCGCGAATTCTGGGTCGGCTACAGCGGCCTCACGCCGTATCCGGGCGAGCAGTTGAAGCTCGGTCGCCAACGCCTGCGTAACGACGACGGCCAATGGCGCGACACCAACATCGAAGCCCTGAACTGGACCTTCGACACCACCCTGTTGCGCGCCAACGTCGGTATTGCCGAACGCTTCAGCGAATACCGCACCGACCTTAAGGAACTGGCACCGAAAGACAAGGATCGCCTGCACGTCTACGCCGATACGGCGTATCAATGGACGCCAGGCAACTGGGTCGGGATTCGCGGTCATCACACCCACGATGACGGCAAGCTCGACTACCCGGAACCGGGTGTGGCCGGCGACTCGTTGGACAAGAAACAGAACGGCGACATCAGCTGGCTCGGCCTCACCGCTGACAGCGATGCCTACAACTACCGCAATACCAACACCGTCAATTACTGGGGCAGCGTCACCGGCATGAGCGGCGACACCGACACGGTGAATCAGCTCAACGCCGACGGCTCTCGCCCGACGGAAGCCAAGCGCGGTGAAGACCTCAACGGCTGGGCCACCGATGTCGGCGTGCGTCTGCGCCTCGATCCGCAATGGCAAGTGGGTGCAGCCTATGCCCGCGCCAGTGCCGATTACGAACAGAACGGCCTGGAAAGCAACCGCTCGAACTACACCGGTACGCGCTCGCGGGTTCACCGTTTCGGCGAAGCCTTCCGTGGCGAAATGAACAACATGCAGACCGCTACATTGTTCGGTTCGTGGATGCTCAACGACGAATACGACGCCAGTGTGATCTACCACAAGTTCTGGCGTGTCGACAGCAGCAAGCCAGTCGGCAGCAATGGCATCAACGCCGTCGATAACGATATCGATGGCAGTGGCGCGAGCACCTCGTTACCGCTCAAAGAGGGTAGCAACGACCTCGGCCAGGAAATGGACCTCGTCGTCACCAAGTACTTCAAGCAAGGCCTGTTGCCTGCCGCGTTGAGCCAGTCGATCGACGAACCGTCGGCCCTCGTGCGCTTGCGTGGCGGTGTGTTCAAGCCGGGCGATGCCTACGGCAAAGAAGTCGACTCGTACATGCACCGCGCGTTTGTCGACGTGATCTGGCGCTTCTGA
- the algG gene encoding mannuronan 5-epimerase AlgG, with protein MNSPKRGTLTLLAGAMLLASSACFANVESVKPTTTAKELQQAKTYTVSSAPTAPLELEKPKLPDTSGYTAEAIAAKIVRTKAGKISVRRMMQENALKDFIGGDNKMAEWVVRQHGIPQAIFIDDGYMNLRDLAKKLPKQYFSETSPGVFLAKLPIVVGEKGILEIDKQTQELRLSQEAGSFLVNDGQLFVRDTKITGWSEKANGPAAFKSPKEFRPFLLSWGGTQTYIANSKIASFGYANSKSYGVSISQYTPNMAKVLKRPEPSGWIVGSEFSDMWYGFYCYETRDFVVKGNTYKDNIVYGIDPHDRSHGLIIADNTVYGTKKKHGIIISREVNDSFIFNNRSYDNKLSGLVIDRNSVNNIIAYNEIYKNHTDGITLYESADNLLWANKVISNKRHGIRIRNSVNIRLYENLAMANGLTGVYGHIKDLSDTDRDIKLDPFDAQVSLIIVGGELAGNGSGPLSIDSPLSVELYRVSMLAPTKSSGISFNGILGERQDEILDLLVRQQKAVLIDPVERQTEMRD; from the coding sequence ATGAACAGTCCGAAAAGAGGCACACTGACCTTGCTGGCCGGCGCGATGCTGCTGGCAAGTTCGGCGTGCTTCGCCAATGTGGAGTCGGTCAAGCCGACAACCACGGCCAAGGAATTGCAGCAGGCCAAGACCTACACCGTCAGCAGCGCGCCAACCGCGCCGCTGGAGCTGGAAAAACCGAAACTGCCGGACACCTCCGGCTACACCGCCGAAGCCATCGCCGCGAAAATCGTGCGCACCAAGGCCGGCAAGATCAGCGTGCGCCGGATGATGCAGGAAAACGCCCTGAAGGACTTCATCGGCGGCGATAACAAAATGGCCGAGTGGGTGGTGCGTCAGCACGGTATCCCGCAGGCGATTTTCATCGACGACGGCTACATGAACCTCAGGGATCTGGCGAAGAAACTGCCCAAGCAGTACTTCAGCGAAACCTCGCCGGGCGTGTTCCTGGCGAAGTTGCCGATCGTGGTTGGTGAGAAAGGCATCCTGGAAATCGACAAGCAGACCCAGGAGCTGCGCCTGTCCCAGGAGGCCGGTTCGTTCCTGGTCAACGACGGCCAGCTGTTTGTGCGTGATACCAAAATCACCGGCTGGAGCGAGAAGGCAAACGGCCCGGCGGCCTTCAAGTCGCCCAAGGAATTCCGTCCGTTCCTGCTGTCCTGGGGCGGCACCCAGACCTACATCGCCAACAGCAAGATAGCCAGTTTCGGTTACGCCAACAGTAAGTCGTACGGCGTGAGTATTTCCCAGTACACGCCGAACATGGCCAAGGTTTTGAAGCGTCCTGAACCGAGCGGCTGGATCGTCGGTTCCGAGTTCTCGGACATGTGGTACGGCTTCTACTGCTACGAAACCCGCGACTTCGTGGTCAAGGGCAACACCTACAAAGACAACATCGTCTACGGCATCGACCCGCATGACCGCTCGCACGGTCTGATCATCGCGGACAACACCGTTTACGGGACCAAGAAGAAGCACGGGATCATTATTTCCCGTGAGGTCAACGACAGCTTCATCTTCAACAACCGCAGTTATGACAACAAGTTGTCGGGCCTGGTGATCGACCGTAACAGCGTCAACAACATCATCGCCTACAACGAGATCTACAAGAACCACACCGACGGCATCACCCTCTACGAGAGTGCCGACAACCTGCTGTGGGCCAACAAGGTGATCAGCAACAAGCGCCACGGCATTCGTATTCGTAACAGCGTGAACATCCGCCTCTACGAAAACCTGGCCATGGCCAACGGACTGACCGGCGTCTACGGCCACATCAAGGACCTGAGCGACACCGACCGCGACATCAAGCTCGATCCATTCGATGCCCAAGTGTCGCTGATCATCGTCGGCGGTGAACTGGCCGGTAACGGCAGCGGACCGCTGTCCATCGACTCGCCGCTGAGCGTCGAGCTGTATCGCGTGTCCATGCTCGCCCCTACCAAATCCAGCGGCATCAGCTTCAACGGGATTCTCGGCGAGCGTCAGGATGAAATTCTCGACCTGCTGGTACGCCAGCAAAAAGCCGTGCTGATCGACCCTGTCGAACGCCAGACCGAAATGCGGGACTGA
- a CDS encoding mannose-1-phosphate guanylyltransferase/mannose-6-phosphate isomerase — protein MIPVILSGGSGSRLWPLSRKQFPKQFLALTGEHTLFQQTLERLVFEGMDTPIVVCNKDHRFIVNEQLSNRKLETQRILMEPFGRNTAPAVALTAMMLINEGRDELMLVLPADHVLEDQKALQRALALATVAAENGEMVLFGVPATKPETGYGYIKSTNDSLLPEGVSRVSHFVEKPDVKRATEFVQSGGYFWNSGMFLFRASRFLEELKKHDPDIYDTCLLTLERSEQDADTVTIDEATFACCPDNSIDYSVMEKTQRACVVPLTAGWSDVGCWASLWEVNDKDINGNVTKGDVVIQDSKNCMIHGNGKLVSVIGLENIVVVETKDAMMIAHKDSVQGVKQMVNTLNEQGRTETQNHCEVYRPWGSYDSVDMGGRFQVKHISVKPGACLSLQMHHHRAEHWIVVSGTAEVTCDENVFLLCENQSTYIPIASVHRLRNPGKIPLEIIEVQSGSYLGEDDIERFEDIYGRSTPVERGVSVKTIAQ, from the coding sequence ATGATTCCGGTGATCTTGTCAGGTGGTAGTGGCTCACGTCTTTGGCCGCTTTCCCGTAAGCAGTTCCCCAAGCAATTCCTCGCCCTGACCGGCGAACACACGCTGTTCCAGCAAACCCTGGAACGCCTGGTGTTCGAAGGCATGGACACCCCGATCGTGGTCTGCAACAAAGACCACCGCTTCATCGTCAACGAGCAACTGAGCAACCGTAAGCTGGAAACCCAGCGCATCCTGATGGAACCGTTCGGCCGCAACACCGCGCCGGCCGTGGCCCTGACCGCGATGATGCTGATCAACGAAGGTCGCGACGAGCTGATGCTGGTGCTGCCGGCCGACCACGTACTGGAAGACCAGAAAGCCCTGCAACGCGCCCTGGCCCTGGCCACCGTTGCCGCCGAAAACGGCGAAATGGTGCTGTTCGGCGTTCCGGCCACCAAACCGGAAACCGGTTACGGCTACATCAAGTCCACCAATGACTCGCTGCTGCCCGAAGGTGTCAGCCGCGTCTCGCACTTCGTCGAAAAACCGGACGTCAAACGCGCCACCGAGTTCGTCCAGTCCGGCGGTTACTTCTGGAACAGCGGCATGTTCCTGTTCCGCGCCAGCCGCTTCCTCGAAGAGCTGAAAAAGCACGATCCGGACATCTACGACACCTGCCTGCTGACCCTTGAGCGCAGCGAACAGGACGCCGATACCGTCACTATCGACGAAGCCACCTTCGCTTGCTGCCCGGACAACTCCATCGATTACTCGGTCATGGAAAAAACCCAGCGCGCCTGCGTCGTACCACTCACTGCAGGCTGGAGCGATGTCGGTTGCTGGGCGTCGCTGTGGGAAGTGAATGACAAAGACATCAACGGCAACGTCACCAAAGGCGACGTGGTCATTCAGGACAGCAAAAACTGCATGATCCACGGCAACGGCAAACTGGTGTCGGTGATCGGCCTGGAAAACATCGTGGTCGTCGAAACCAAGGACGCCATGATGATCGCGCACAAGGACTCGGTCCAAGGCGTGAAACAGATGGTCAACACCCTCAACGAACAGGGTCGCACCGAAACCCAGAACCACTGCGAAGTCTATCGTCCGTGGGGCTCCTACGACTCGGTCGACATGGGCGGCCGTTTCCAGGTCAAGCACATCTCGGTCAAACCGGGCGCGTGCCTGTCCCTGCAAATGCACCACCACCGCGCCGAACACTGGATCGTGGTCAGCGGCACGGCGGAAGTGACCTGCGACGAAAACGTGTTCCTGCTGTGTGAGAACCAGTCGACTTACATTCCGATCGCTTCGGTTCACCGTTTGCGCAACCCGGGCAAGATCCCACTCGAGATCATCGAAGTGCAGTCGGGCAGCTATCTGGGTGAGGACGATATCGAGCGGTTTGAAGATATCTATGGTCGGTCTACGCCGGTCGAGCGTGGAGTTTCGGTGAAGACCATCGCGCAGTAA